One window from the genome of Mycolicibacterium gadium encodes:
- a CDS encoding transglycosylase family protein: protein MKNIRKTIGLATFAGALAVTPMALAGTANADSVNWDAVAACESGGNWAINTGNGYYGGLQFSMGTWRSNGGSGSPHNASREEQIRVAENVLQSQGIGAWPSCGGRG, encoded by the coding sequence TTGAAGAACATCCGCAAGACGATTGGTCTGGCGACCTTCGCCGGCGCGCTCGCCGTGACGCCGATGGCGCTGGCAGGCACCGCCAATGCGGACAGCGTCAACTGGGATGCCGTCGCGGCTTGTGAGTCCGGCGGCAACTGGGCGATTAATACGGGTAACGGCTACTACGGCGGCCTGCAGTTCAGCATGGGCACCTGGCGGTCCAACGGCGGCAGCGGCTCGCCGCACAATGCCAGCCGTGAAGAGCAGATCCGCGTGGCGGAGAACGTTCTGCAGTCGCAGGGCATCGGCGCTTGGCCGAGCTGCGGGGGACGTGGCTAG
- a CDS encoding winged helix-turn-helix transcriptional regulator encodes MTSPHAFPLAELPGRPCPIAAALEIVGERWALLVIREIALGATHFTDIVRGTGAPRDRIAARLKALENADVVTRSQYQSAPPRYEYRLTASGEALIPVLDALLAWGKAHAVALDDPDRQRRYPSMTKSKDKR; translated from the coding sequence ATGACCTCGCCGCACGCATTTCCGTTGGCGGAACTGCCCGGTCGGCCATGCCCGATCGCGGCGGCGCTGGAGATCGTCGGAGAGCGCTGGGCGCTGCTCGTCATCCGGGAGATCGCGCTGGGCGCCACCCACTTCACCGACATCGTGCGTGGCACCGGCGCACCCCGCGACCGCATCGCGGCCCGACTGAAGGCGCTGGAGAACGCGGATGTCGTCACCCGCTCGCAGTACCAAAGCGCTCCCCCGCGCTACGAGTACCGTCTCACCGCGTCCGGCGAGGCGTTGATTCCCGTCCTGGACGCACTCCTGGCGTGGGGCAAGGCGCACGCCGTCGCCCTCGACGACCCCGACCGCCAACGCCGCTACCCGTCTATGACCAAATCGAAGGACAAGCGATGA
- a CDS encoding FAD-dependent oxidoreductase, with the protein MPKRILVIGAGIAGLATANALQQHGHDVSVIEERTDTSSGAGISIWPNALAALDELGLGDAVRGAGGRITAGAMRWRDGTWLRRPAPQRLVQALGEPLVVIHRNVLTSVLAGRLAEGSLRYGLAARSLVATADGVQVSLSDSTTIQVDAVVGADGTHSMVARHLNGPLNNRYVGYTAWRGVAECTIDPDFAGEVLGPAVEFGQVPLGADSTYWFATERTPEGRSRPEGELNYLKAKFGAWAEPIPAVLAATDPARVLRNDLYDRDPARQWARGTIVAVGDAAHPMRPHLGQGGCQGLEDAAILASFVDRSADLSTAFSRFAAFRRPRVRSLVRESKTIGRIVNLPPMLSAAFARASVLGPEALVTRHLATVAARSAFALPTDRDVQPV; encoded by the coding sequence ATGCCGAAGCGGATCCTGGTGATCGGCGCGGGCATCGCCGGATTGGCGACCGCCAACGCGCTCCAACAGCACGGCCACGACGTCTCTGTCATCGAGGAGCGCACCGACACCTCGTCCGGCGCGGGCATCAGCATCTGGCCCAACGCACTGGCCGCCCTCGACGAACTCGGCCTTGGCGACGCGGTCCGCGGCGCGGGCGGCCGGATCACCGCTGGGGCGATGCGCTGGCGTGACGGGACCTGGCTGCGCCGCCCGGCGCCGCAGCGACTGGTCCAGGCGCTCGGCGAACCGCTGGTGGTGATCCACCGGAATGTCCTGACGTCCGTGCTGGCCGGCCGGCTTGCCGAGGGCAGCCTGCGATACGGCCTCGCGGCCCGCTCTCTGGTGGCCACCGCCGACGGTGTGCAGGTGAGTCTGTCGGACTCGACGACGATTCAGGTCGATGCGGTCGTCGGCGCGGACGGCACGCACTCGATGGTGGCGCGCCATCTGAACGGCCCATTGAACAATCGCTATGTCGGCTACACGGCGTGGCGGGGGGTGGCCGAGTGCACAATTGACCCCGACTTCGCAGGCGAGGTCCTCGGCCCCGCGGTCGAATTCGGCCAGGTGCCCCTCGGCGCGGACAGCACCTATTGGTTCGCCACCGAACGGACACCGGAAGGGCGCAGCAGGCCGGAGGGCGAGCTCAACTACCTGAAAGCCAAATTCGGTGCGTGGGCGGAGCCCATTCCCGCGGTGCTGGCCGCCACGGATCCGGCCCGGGTGTTGCGCAACGACCTATACGACCGCGACCCGGCGCGGCAGTGGGCCAGGGGAACCATCGTGGCGGTGGGTGACGCGGCGCATCCGATGCGGCCACACCTGGGTCAGGGCGGCTGCCAGGGACTCGAGGACGCGGCAATCCTGGCGTCCTTCGTCGACAGGAGCGCCGATCTGAGCACCGCGTTCAGCCGGTTCGCCGCGTTCCGCCGCCCTCGGGTGCGCTCGTTGGTGCGCGAGTCCAAGACGATCGGCCGAATCGTGAACCTGCCGCCGATGCTCAGCGCCGCGTTCGCCCGGGCGAGTGTCCTGGGGCCCGAAGCGCTGGTCACGCGGCACTTGGCCACGGTCGCGGCCCGCTCGGCGTTCGCGCTCCCTACCGACCGCGACGTCCAGCCGGTCTGA
- a CDS encoding saccharopine dehydrogenase family protein, with amino-acid sequence MGTDREFDIVLYGATGFVGKLTAAYLARSGADARIALAGRSEDRVLAVREWLGEAAQSWPIITADASDPSSLDAMAAQTRVVVTTVGPYAKYGLPLVAACAAAGTDYADLTGEPTFVRESIDLYHKQAVDTGARVVHSCGFDSVPSDLTVFALYRRVEQDGVGLLTDTNFVVRRMAGGLSGGTAASFVELMDAASDDPEVRRLINDPYSLTPDHAAEPQLGAQPDMRWRRGREIAPELDGYWVAPFAMAPVNTRIVRRSNALLGYAYGRRLEYGEQLSMGSSVVAPVVSALFAAGNRATMELGSRYFNRLPRTLVDRVLPKPGSGPSDRTRERGHYTVETYTTTTTGARYRATMSQKGDPGYKATSVLLGESALALAFDRDRLSDLRGVLTPAAAMGDALLARFPAAEVLLETTRLA; translated from the coding sequence ATGGGTACCGATCGCGAATTCGACATCGTCCTGTACGGGGCCACCGGCTTCGTCGGCAAGCTGACCGCGGCATACCTGGCCAGATCCGGTGCCGACGCCCGCATCGCCCTGGCGGGCAGGTCAGAGGACAGAGTGCTCGCGGTGCGGGAATGGTTGGGCGAGGCCGCACAGTCGTGGCCGATCATCACCGCGGACGCATCGGACCCGTCGAGTCTGGACGCGATGGCGGCGCAGACGCGTGTCGTGGTGACGACGGTCGGACCGTACGCCAAGTACGGCCTGCCGTTGGTTGCCGCATGCGCGGCGGCGGGCACCGATTACGCGGATTTGACCGGCGAGCCCACCTTCGTCCGCGAGAGCATCGACCTCTATCACAAACAGGCTGTCGACACCGGCGCTCGTGTCGTGCACTCGTGTGGTTTCGATTCCGTCCCTTCTGATCTCACCGTTTTCGCGCTGTACCGGCGGGTCGAGCAGGACGGTGTCGGACTGTTGACCGACACCAACTTCGTGGTGCGCCGCATGGCAGGTGGTCTGTCGGGCGGCACTGCCGCGTCGTTCGTTGAGCTCATGGACGCTGCGTCGGACGACCCCGAGGTACGGCGCTTGATAAACGACCCGTATTCGCTGACGCCCGACCATGCGGCCGAGCCGCAACTCGGCGCCCAGCCCGACATGCGGTGGCGTCGTGGCCGGGAAATCGCCCCGGAGTTGGACGGTTATTGGGTTGCACCGTTCGCAATGGCGCCCGTCAACACGCGAATCGTTCGACGCAGCAACGCATTACTCGGCTACGCCTACGGGCGCCGCCTCGAATACGGTGAGCAGCTGAGCATGGGCAGTTCAGTCGTGGCGCCGGTGGTCTCGGCACTGTTCGCGGCGGGTAACCGCGCCACGATGGAACTGGGCAGCCGCTACTTCAACCGGTTGCCGCGCACCCTCGTCGATCGCGTGCTGCCGAAGCCGGGCTCGGGTCCGAGCGACCGCACCCGCGAACGCGGCCACTACACGGTCGAGACGTACACAACGACGACAACCGGGGCGCGCTATCGCGCGACGATGTCCCAGAAGGGTGACCCGGGCTACAAGGCCACCTCGGTGTTATTGGGGGAGTCGGCGTTGGCGCTGGCCTTCGACCGTGACCGACTATCCGATTTGCGTGGCGTCCTCACCCCCGCGGCGGCGATGGGCGATGCGTTGCTCGCGCGATTCCCCGCTGCCGAAGTGCTATTGGAGACAACGCGACTAGCCTGA
- a CDS encoding transglycosylase family protein, whose protein sequence is MKFSKLVAKGLLTAVISGALALVPMAMSTATANGDSVNWDAIAECESGGNWSINSGNGHYGGLQFKQATWNSNGGRGNPATASRAEQIRVAENVLRTQGLKAWPKCGPRGASPAVWRTPGSAPSMPAVPAATGGCAAMPSSAFLGFLNPRQMCATLLGG, encoded by the coding sequence ATGAAGTTTTCGAAGCTTGTCGCCAAAGGCCTGTTGACCGCCGTCATCTCCGGCGCGCTTGCCCTTGTACCGATGGCCATGTCCACCGCCACCGCGAATGGGGATTCGGTCAACTGGGACGCCATCGCCGAATGTGAGTCGGGTGGCAACTGGTCCATCAACTCCGGCAACGGCCACTACGGCGGCCTGCAGTTCAAGCAGGCGACGTGGAACTCCAACGGCGGCAGGGGCAACCCCGCGACGGCCTCTCGCGCCGAGCAGATCCGGGTGGCCGAAAACGTCCTGCGCACCCAGGGCCTCAAGGCGTGGCCGAAGTGCGGCCCCCGCGGAGCCTCGCCTGCCGTCTGGAGAACCCCGGGCTCAGCGCCGTCGATGCCGGCTGTGCCCGCGGCCACGGGCGGGTGCGCCGCGATGCCGTCGAGTGCGTTCCTCGGCTTCCTCAATCCGCGCCAGATGTGCGCCACGCTGCTCGGCGGCTGA
- a CDS encoding PaaI family thioesterase, which yields MTADLTDTDARTDWGPQRSKTITWHEPGPSTAKGLTMAGLDYLQAMAEGRLPQPPISGLMEFAIVKAEVGRVVFTCQPDESGYNPIGAVHGGLICTLLDSVTGCAVHSTLPAGKGYTSIEIKVNYLKAVRLSSGALTAVGTVVKTGSRVGFSDGVVTDESGAIVATATSTLLIFDL from the coding sequence ATGACCGCAGACCTGACCGATACCGACGCCCGCACAGACTGGGGCCCGCAACGCTCGAAGACCATCACATGGCACGAGCCGGGCCCGAGCACCGCCAAGGGACTGACGATGGCGGGCCTGGACTACCTGCAGGCGATGGCCGAAGGCCGTCTACCGCAGCCGCCGATCAGCGGTCTGATGGAGTTCGCCATAGTCAAAGCCGAAGTAGGTCGAGTCGTATTCACTTGCCAGCCAGACGAATCCGGCTACAACCCAATCGGCGCGGTTCACGGCGGGCTGATCTGCACGCTGTTGGACTCGGTGACAGGCTGCGCCGTCCACAGCACCCTTCCCGCGGGCAAGGGCTACACCTCGATCGAGATCAAGGTGAACTACCTCAAGGCGGTACGCCTGAGCAGCGGCGCTCTCACCGCCGTGGGCACGGTGGTGAAGACCGGATCGCGCGTCGGCTTCTCCGACGGTGTTGTGACAGACGAATCCGGAGCGATTGTCGCCACCGCGACCAGCACGCTCCTCATCTTCGATCTGTAG
- a CDS encoding S9 family peptidase: MGMTQPTPFDDLDAYVALPRVSGLAVSADGTRVVTTVAELNEKRTEYVSAVWEVDPAGGQPARRLTRGAKGESSPVFTADGDVLFVASRRTEGDDKSPAALWRLPAAGGEAFEALALPGGIEAVRTAAEADLAVVRAPVMHSAQGVDDDRRLRELRKDTNVTAILHTGYPIRHWDKDLGPGVPHLFGTGLDDDIPRDLTEAPGSALWDTDFDVSPDGRFVVTSWQQPAAGAAKHAVLVRIDTDSGDRRVIADDPDGDLWSPVISPDGSSVVYVRESYSTPEMAPRITLHHLRFGEDPIEIAPNWDRWATSVKWSRDGAAVIVTADQDGRGPVFAIDPAEGTVTQLTHDDYTYSDVNTAPGGVIYALRSSYSAPPHPVRLDPDGSVTELPCVDLPPLPGTLTEVEATATDGTRVRSWLALPEGDGPAPLLVWIHGGPLSSWNVWSWRWNPWLLAARGYAVLLPDPGLSTGYGQDFIQRGWGAWGSAPYEDLMAATDAACEHPRVDADRTAAMGGSFGGYMANWVAGHTDRFDAIVTHASLWALDQFGTTTDASYYWVREMTPEMAAANSPHLHVGQIATPMLVIHGDKDYRVPIGEALRLWYQLLTESQLPAADDGTSPHRFLYFPSENHWVLTPAHAKIWYQVVTAFLGRHVLGEDVELPETLG; this comes from the coding sequence ATGGGCATGACGCAGCCGACGCCGTTCGACGACCTCGATGCCTACGTCGCGCTGCCCCGCGTCTCGGGGCTGGCGGTGTCGGCGGACGGCACCCGCGTCGTGACCACCGTCGCCGAGCTCAACGAGAAGCGCACCGAGTACGTCAGTGCCGTTTGGGAGGTCGATCCTGCGGGCGGGCAGCCGGCGCGACGGCTGACCCGCGGGGCCAAGGGTGAGTCGTCGCCGGTGTTCACCGCCGACGGCGACGTGCTGTTCGTGGCTTCCCGGCGGACCGAGGGCGACGACAAGTCGCCCGCGGCGCTGTGGCGCCTGCCCGCGGCGGGCGGTGAGGCTTTCGAGGCGCTCGCATTGCCCGGCGGGATCGAGGCCGTGCGGACCGCCGCCGAGGCTGACCTCGCCGTGGTGCGCGCGCCGGTGATGCACTCGGCCCAAGGTGTCGACGACGATCGCCGTCTTCGGGAGCTGCGCAAGGACACTAATGTCACGGCCATCCTGCACACCGGTTACCCGATTCGCCACTGGGACAAGGACCTGGGACCGGGCGTGCCGCACCTGTTCGGCACCGGTCTCGATGACGACATCCCGAGGGACCTGACCGAAGCGCCGGGAAGCGCGTTGTGGGACACGGACTTCGATGTCAGTCCCGACGGCCGGTTCGTCGTCACCAGCTGGCAGCAGCCAGCCGCGGGCGCTGCCAAACATGCCGTTCTGGTCCGAATAGATACCGATAGCGGCGATCGAAGGGTGATCGCCGACGACCCCGACGGTGACTTGTGGAGCCCGGTGATCTCACCGGATGGATCGTCGGTCGTATACGTCCGCGAATCATATTCGACGCCAGAGATGGCCCCACGGATCACACTGCATCACTTGAGATTTGGTGAGGATCCGATCGAGATCGCGCCGAACTGGGACCGCTGGGCGACGTCGGTGAAGTGGTCACGCGACGGCGCAGCGGTGATCGTCACGGCTGACCAGGACGGCCGAGGTCCGGTCTTCGCGATCGATCCGGCCGAGGGCACCGTCACGCAACTGACGCATGACGACTACACCTACAGCGACGTCAACACCGCGCCCGGCGGGGTGATCTACGCGCTGCGCAGCTCCTATTCGGCGCCGCCTCATCCGGTGCGCCTCGATCCCGACGGGTCGGTCACCGAGTTGCCCTGTGTCGACCTGCCGCCGCTGCCCGGGACGTTGACCGAGGTCGAGGCGACAGCGACAGACGGCACCCGGGTGCGTTCATGGCTCGCGCTGCCTGAGGGCGACGGGCCAGCGCCGCTGCTGGTGTGGATTCATGGCGGCCCGCTCAGCAGCTGGAACGTCTGGTCGTGGCGATGGAATCCCTGGTTGTTGGCCGCGCGGGGCTATGCGGTGTTGCTGCCTGATCCTGGGTTGTCGACGGGATACGGACAGGACTTCATCCAGCGAGGGTGGGGCGCGTGGGGAAGCGCGCCGTACGAGGATCTGATGGCGGCTACGGACGCGGCGTGTGAGCATCCGCGTGTCGATGCCGATCGGACCGCGGCGATGGGCGGATCTTTCGGGGGCTATATGGCCAATTGGGTTGCCGGACATACCGATCGGTTTGATGCGATCGTCACGCACGCGAGCCTGTGGGCGCTCGACCAGTTCGGCACCACCACCGACGCGTCGTACTACTGGGTGCGGGAGATGACCCCGGAGATGGCGGCGGCGAACTCGCCACACCTCCACGTCGGCCAGATCGCCACCCCGATGCTGGTCATCCACGGCGACAAGGACTATCGCGTACCCATCGGCGAAGCGCTGCGCCTCTGGTATCAACTGCTCACCGAATCGCAGCTGCCCGCCGCCGACGACGGCACCAGCCCGCACCGATTCCTGTACTTCCCGTCCGAGAACCACTGGGTGCTCACCCCTGCGCACGCCAAGATCTGGTATCAGGTGGTGACGGCTTTCCTCGGACGTCACGTGCTCGGCGAGGACGTCGAGCTGCCGGAGACGCTCGGGTAG
- a CDS encoding valine--tRNA ligase: protein MTDSSRPGLDALPKSWDPGAVESDLYEGWVDAGYFKADAASEKPPYSIVLPPPNVTGSLHMGHALDHTLMDALTRRKRMQGYEVLWLPGMDHAGIATQSVVEKQLAIDGKTKEDFGRELFIDKVWDWKHDSGGTIAGQMRRLGDGVDWSRDRFTMDEGLSRAVRTIFKRLFDAGLIYRAERLVNWSPVLETAVSDLEVKYDDVEGELVSFRYGSLSDDEPHIVVATTRVETMLGDTAIAVHPDDERYRDLVGKTLPHPFVDREMIVVADTHVDPEFGTGAVKVTPAHDPNDFEIGLRHQLPMPTIMDTKGRIADTGTEFDGLDRFDARVKVREALAEQGRVVAEKRPYLHSVGHSERSGEPIEPRLSLQWWVKVESLAAAAGDAVREHRTVIHPPSLEPRWFAWVDNMHDWCISRQLWWGHRIPIWHGPDGDMVCVGPDETPPAGWEQDPDVLDTWFSSALWPFSTMGWPEHTKELEKFYPTTVLVTGYDILFFWVARMMMFGTFVADDPAITSGGTRGPQVPFENVFLHGLIRDEFGRKMSKSRGNGIDPLDWVDKFGADALRFTLARGASPGGDLSIGEDHARASRNFATKLFNATRFALMNGAAPAPLPDVGQLTDADRWILGRLEEVRAEVDSSLDDYEFSRACESLYHFAWDEFCDWYVELAKVQLADGITHTTAVLAAVLDALLKLLHPVMPFVTEVLWKTLTGGESLVIADWPQPSGFAVDQLATQRITDMQKLITEIRRFRSDQGLNDRQRVPARLSDVAKADLETQLPAIAALAWLTEAEDGFNPSAAVEVRLSQATIVVELDTSGTVDVAAERRRLEKDLAAAQKELAGTEGKLRNDAFLAKAPADVVDKIRNRQQVASEEVDRITARLASLA from the coding sequence GTGACCGACAGCTCCCGCCCCGGCCTCGACGCCCTGCCCAAATCCTGGGATCCCGGCGCGGTCGAGAGCGATCTGTACGAGGGCTGGGTCGATGCCGGCTACTTCAAGGCCGACGCCGCCAGCGAGAAGCCGCCGTACTCGATCGTTCTCCCGCCGCCGAATGTGACGGGCAGCCTGCACATGGGCCACGCGCTCGACCACACGTTGATGGACGCGCTGACTCGCCGCAAGCGCATGCAGGGCTACGAGGTGTTGTGGCTGCCCGGCATGGACCATGCGGGCATCGCGACCCAGAGCGTCGTCGAAAAGCAGCTCGCCATCGACGGGAAGACCAAAGAGGACTTCGGCCGCGAGCTGTTCATCGACAAGGTATGGGACTGGAAACACGACTCCGGTGGCACGATCGCCGGGCAGATGCGCCGCCTCGGCGACGGCGTCGACTGGAGTCGTGACCGGTTCACCATGGACGAGGGCCTGTCGCGCGCGGTGCGCACCATCTTCAAGCGGCTGTTCGACGCCGGGCTGATCTATCGCGCCGAACGGCTGGTGAACTGGTCGCCCGTGCTCGAGACCGCAGTGTCTGACCTCGAGGTCAAGTACGACGACGTCGAAGGCGAGCTGGTGTCGTTCCGCTACGGCTCGCTGAGTGACGACGAACCGCACATCGTGGTGGCCACCACCCGCGTCGAGACGATGCTGGGCGACACCGCGATCGCAGTGCACCCCGACGACGAACGCTATCGCGATCTGGTCGGCAAAACTCTGCCACATCCGTTCGTCGACCGCGAGATGATCGTCGTGGCCGATACCCACGTGGACCCCGAGTTCGGCACGGGCGCAGTAAAAGTCACCCCCGCGCACGATCCCAACGACTTCGAGATCGGTTTGCGCCACCAGTTGCCGATGCCGACGATCATGGATACCAAGGGCCGGATCGCCGACACCGGGACCGAATTCGACGGTCTGGACCGCTTCGATGCACGCGTCAAGGTCCGTGAGGCGCTCGCCGAACAGGGGCGCGTCGTCGCCGAGAAGCGGCCGTACCTGCACAGCGTCGGCCATTCCGAGCGAAGCGGCGAGCCCATCGAGCCGCGGCTTTCGCTGCAGTGGTGGGTCAAGGTCGAATCGCTGGCCGCTGCGGCCGGGGATGCCGTGCGTGAGCACCGCACCGTGATCCACCCGCCGAGTCTGGAGCCGCGCTGGTTCGCCTGGGTGGACAACATGCACGACTGGTGCATCTCACGTCAGCTGTGGTGGGGCCACCGCATCCCGATCTGGCACGGCCCCGACGGCGATATGGTGTGCGTCGGCCCCGACGAGACCCCGCCGGCAGGCTGGGAGCAGGACCCCGACGTGCTCGACACCTGGTTCAGCTCGGCGCTGTGGCCGTTCTCCACCATGGGCTGGCCCGAGCACACCAAAGAACTCGAGAAGTTCTATCCCACAACGGTTCTGGTCACCGGTTACGACATCCTGTTCTTCTGGGTCGCCCGGATGATGATGTTCGGCACCTTCGTCGCCGACGATCCGGCGATCACGAGCGGGGGGACGCGCGGGCCGCAGGTGCCGTTCGAGAATGTGTTCCTGCACGGGCTGATCCGCGACGAGTTCGGCCGCAAGATGAGCAAGTCGCGCGGCAACGGTATCGATCCGCTCGACTGGGTGGACAAGTTCGGCGCCGACGCGCTGCGCTTCACCCTCGCCCGCGGTGCGAGCCCGGGCGGCGACCTGTCCATCGGTGAGGATCACGCCCGCGCGTCGCGCAACTTCGCCACGAAGCTGTTCAACGCCACCCGATTCGCGCTGATGAACGGCGCCGCTCCCGCGCCGCTGCCCGACGTCGGCCAGCTGACCGATGCCGACCGGTGGATCCTTGGACGGCTGGAAGAGGTTCGCGCCGAGGTGGATTCGTCGTTGGATGACTACGAGTTCAGCCGTGCGTGCGAGTCGCTCTACCACTTCGCCTGGGACGAATTCTGCGACTGGTACGTCGAACTGGCCAAGGTGCAGCTCGCCGATGGGATCACCCACACCACGGCAGTGCTGGCCGCGGTGCTCGACGCACTGCTCAAACTGCTGCACCCTGTCATGCCCTTCGTCACCGAAGTGCTGTGGAAGACGCTGACCGGTGGCGAGTCGCTGGTCATCGCCGACTGGCCGCAGCCGTCGGGCTTCGCGGTGGATCAGCTTGCGACACAGCGGATCACCGATATGCAGAAGTTGATCACCGAGATCCGCCGGTTCCGTAGCGACCAAGGCCTCAACGACCGCCAGCGGGTGCCCGCACGGCTCTCCGATGTGGCGAAGGCGGACCTGGAGACCCAACTGCCCGCCATCGCCGCGCTGGCCTGGCTGACCGAAGCCGAAGACGGCTTCAACCCGTCGGCCGCGGTCGAGGTGAGACTGTCGCAGGCGACGATCGTGGTGGAGCTGGACACGTCGGGCACCGTCGACGTCGCCGCCGAGCGGCGCAGGCTCGAAAAGGATCTGGCTGCCGCGCAGAAGGAACTCGCCGGCACCGAGGGCAAGCTCCGCAACGATGCGTTCCTGGCCAAGGCCCCAGCCGACGTCGTCGACAAGATCCGCAACCGCCAGCAGGTGGCCTCCGAAGAAGTCGACCGGATCACGGCGCGCCTGGCCAGCTTGGCATGA
- a CDS encoding DUF937 domain-containing protein, which produces MAGLDELFAQIPVQDIAKKIGADEGEVNNAIRTLVPALVGGLAENVQADQIDSSDLEAAVAQQGAGGLLDGGVSVDQVDERQGDQYVAKIFGGNDSGAVASALAGQGAGGGDLIKQLLPILAPIVLAYIGKQLTKGSAPAETQQAPAGGGGGLGDILGDILGGAGGGGGGGNNNPLGSILGSVLGGSGGQSNPIGEILGGLLGGKR; this is translated from the coding sequence ATGGCCGGTCTCGACGAACTGTTCGCACAAATCCCGGTACAGGACATCGCGAAGAAGATCGGTGCCGATGAAGGCGAAGTGAACAACGCGATCCGCACCCTGGTGCCCGCGCTGGTCGGCGGTTTGGCCGAGAACGTGCAGGCCGATCAGATCGACTCGAGCGACCTCGAAGCCGCGGTGGCCCAGCAAGGCGCGGGCGGCCTGCTAGACGGCGGCGTCAGCGTCGACCAGGTCGACGAAAGGCAGGGCGACCAATACGTCGCGAAGATCTTCGGCGGCAACGACAGCGGGGCAGTCGCGTCCGCGCTCGCCGGTCAGGGTGCCGGTGGCGGCGACCTGATCAAGCAACTGCTGCCGATCCTGGCGCCCATCGTGCTGGCCTACATCGGCAAGCAACTCACCAAGGGTTCGGCGCCGGCCGAGACCCAGCAGGCGCCCGCGGGCGGTGGCGGAGGTCTGGGCGACATCCTCGGCGACATCCTCGGCGGCGCTGGTGGTGGCGGTGGCGGTGGCAACAACAACCCGCTGGGCAGCATCCTGGGCAGCGTGCTGGGCGGCAGCGGCGGTCAAAGCAACCCGATCGGCGAGATCCTGGGCGGATTGCTCGGCGGCAAGCGGTAG